One genomic segment of Gadus chalcogrammus isolate NIFS_2021 chromosome 3, NIFS_Gcha_1.0, whole genome shotgun sequence includes these proteins:
- the LOC130377986 gene encoding uncharacterized protein LOC130377986: MERIQELLLTLQPGAGGAVADIRPDPSLGDVPGTDDVLSLAASANLFSEGVTGEGASNAFGEASRSSAQSSGHSTEGNPIGSVIRTALARLGLDAPQADLAQPSAFFRRSPATAPFSVPPSEEYLKELHLCWKDAKALPRPSSSARALAAMRDPAQYGLGCMPPVEPAIASLILTPDQALRPDARCPRPQCRVTDDLLSKAYDAAARMGRIGNSLSHLMLALSTSLQQAAVEPSTQDLSDASLQAFALMSRELGRVMSTLVQTRCQVWLAQSPLTEACRKALRAVPVVPGELFGSAALETLERAAQARQTNLQLSGLHRSVSAPGRPRAPPAAPRGRYQPPRSYPARDEGLRRSRRSAQQPADSFRAHRPGSLGPRSLTGTPPEPTEAGGPGARTTGPVVGCFSQQQISYWAACTIDPWVFSTLTRGYELQFRRRPQAFGRVRMTVVRDPTKAAALAQELSALLAKGAIEPVDPQIQPGGFYSAYFLVTKKDGGFRPILDLRGLNTFLKILPFHMLTSADTLRVVARGEWFTTIDLKDAYFHVPVVAHHRRFLRFAYRVRHYQFRVLPFGLSLSPRVFTRVVAAALAPLQTQGMKILPYLDDWLVCAPSRSQVAQDTARLLSHVARLGLTVNQTKSCLDPSQRVTYLGLVLDSVAMKAYLSSRRVNDILRLLPLFRAGRRLLFINFLQLLGKLAAASAVVPLGLLSLRPLQMWLNSLHLDAKWHRQRRVKVTLQCLVSLAPWRKRAYLEAGVPMGAIPARRELVTTDACLSGWGAVWQGRTAQGRWSGRDVAQHINVLELRAVQLALASFLPHLTGRHVLVRSDNMATVSQVNHQGGTRSARLLRVSQSLWTWAYPRLASLRAVYLPGAQNRAADFLSRRKPPPGEWRLHPEVVESMWGLFGRAEVDLFASEESAHRPLWFSWAEASSPLGQDALAHDWPDRPLYAYPPWPLVLPTLQRVFLQGHRLLLVAPFWPGRLWYPLLLRLCCSSPWRLPDRRDLLSQLGGQIWHPDPSRLQLWAWPLQGPTHC; the protein is encoded by the coding sequence ATGGAGAGGATACAGGAACTCCTCCTGACCCTGCAACCTGGGGCAGGTGGCGCGGTGGCTGACATCCGGCCTGACCCTTCCCTGGGGGATGTGCCGGGGACGGACGATGTCCTGTCGCTGGCGGCATCAGCCAACCTCTTCAGTGAGGGTGTCACGGGGGAGGGAGCCTCAAACGCTTTTGGGGAGGCCTCCCGCTCCTCTGCTCAGAGCTCTGGGCACAGCACAGAGGGTAACCCCATCGGGTCCGTCATCCGTACGGCCCTGGCTCGCCTGGGGCTCGATGCTCCTCAGGCAGACTTGGCCCAGCCTAGCGCCTTTTTCAGGCGCAGCCCTGCCACAgcccctttctctgtccctccttcggAGGAGTATTTAAAGGAGCTACACCTCTGCTGGAAGGACGCCAAGGCTCTCCCCCGTCCTTCTTCCAGTGCTCGGGCCTTGGCTGCCATGCGGGATCCAGCGCAGTATGGTTTGGGTTGCATGCCACCCGTTGAGCCCGCCATTGCCTCCCTCATTCTAACCCCCGATCAGGCCTTGCGGCCGGATGCCAGGTGTCCTCGGCCCCAGTGCAGGGTCACAGACGACCTGCTTTCGAAGGCCTATGACGCAGCAGCACGTATGGGGCGGATTGGcaactccctctcccacctaaTGCTGGCGCTCTCGACCTCGCTGCAACAAGCTGCAGTTGAGCCGTCTACACAGGACCTGAGCGACGCGTCCCTACAGGCCTTTGCCCTCATGTCCAGGGAATTGGGGCGTGTTATGTCCACCCTGGTCCAGACTCGCTGCCAGGTTTGGTTGGCTCAGTCGCCCCTGACGGAGGCGTGCAGGAAGGCCCTTAGAGCCGTGCCAGTGGTACCGGGGGAGCTGTTTGGGTCAGCTGCCCTGGAGACGCTGGAGCGAGCTGCCCAAGCTAGGCAAaccaacctgcagctgtcgggTCTTCACAGGAGTGTCTCCGCTCCTGGCAGGCCTAGAGCCCCCCCGGCTGCCCCCCGGGGCCGCTACCAGCCACCACGCTCTTACCCAGCAAGAGATGAGGGCCTACGCAGGTCTCGGCGGTCCGCCCAGCAGCCCGCTGATAGCTTTCGCGCCCATCGCCCGGGCAGCCTCGGGCCGCGGAGCCTCACCGGTACCCCTCCAGAGCCGACAGAGGCCGGGGGGCCAGGCGCTAGGACCACGGGGCCGGTCGTCGGCTGTTTTTCCCAGCAGCAGATCAGCTATTGGGCTGCCTGTACTATAGACCCCTGGGTGTTTTCCACCTTAACCCGGGGGTACGAATTAcagttccgacgccggccccagGCCTTCGGCCGGGTCAGGATGACAGTCGTCCGCGACCCGACGAAGGCCGCAGCTCTGGCCCAGGAGCTATCCGCCCTCCTGGCCAAGGGTGCGATCGAGCCAGTGGACCCTCAGATACAACCCGGGGGGTTCTACTCGGCGTACTTTCTGGTCACCAAGAAAGACGGCGGATTCAGGCCCATTCTAGACCTAAGGGGCCTGAACACGTTTTTAAAAATTTTACCATTTCACATGCTCACCTCGGCGGACACCCTGAGGGTAGTTGCCAGGGGGGAGTGGTTCACGACTATAGACCTAAAGGACGCCTATTTTCATGTGCCGGTTGTGGCACACCACAGGCGGTTCCTGAGGTTTGCCTATCGGGTCAGGCATTACCAATTCAGGGTACTTCCCTTCGGGCTTTCCCTCTCCCCGAGGGTTTTCACCAGGGTTGTGGCGGCAGCCCTCGCACCCCTGCAGACGCAGGGCATGAAGATCCTGCCGTATCTGGACGACTGGCTGGTCTGTGCGCCCTCCAGGTCCCAGGTGGCCCAGGACACGGCCCGCCTGCTGTCGCACGTCGCCCGGCTGGGCTTGACGGTGAATCAAACAAAGAGTTGCCTGGACCCTTCCCAACGGGTTACCTATCTGGGGTTGGTCCTGGACTCGGTCGCCATGAAGGCCTACCTTTCATCTCGACGGGTGAACgacatcctccgcctccttcccctcttcagAGCCGGCAGGAGGCTGCTTTTTATTAATTTTCTTCAGCTTCTGGGCAAGCTGGCAGCTGCTTCAGCTGTGGTGCCTCTGGGCTTACTGTCCCTGCGGCCACTCCAAATGTGGCTGAACAGCCTGCACCTAGATGCCAAGTGGCACAGGCAGAGGAGGGTCAAGGTGACCCTGCAGTGTCTTGTCTCTCTGGCCCCATGGAGGAAGAGAGCGTATCTGGAGGCAGGCGTGCCCATGGGCGCAATCCCGGCACGCCGGGAGTTGGTGACAACCGACGCCTGCCTCTCGGGATGGGGCGCAGTGTGGCAGGGCAGGACTGCGCAGGGACGGTGGTCTGGCCGGGACGTGGCACAACACATCAATGTGCTGGAACTCCGGGCTGTGCAGCTGGCTTTAGCCAGCTTTCTGCCCCATTTGACAGGCCGGCATGTCCTGGTCCGGTCGGACAACATGGCCACGGTTTCGCAGGTGAACCACCAGgggggcaccaggtcagcaCGGCTACTCCGGGTATCCCAGAGCCTGTGGACTTGGGCTTATCCCCGTCTGGCCAGCCTACGGGCAGTCTATTTGCCGGGGGCCCAGAATCGGGCGGCAGACTTTCTCTCCCGACGGAAGCCTCCACCGGGGGAATGGCGGCTTCACCCCGAGGTGGTGGAGTCAATGTGGGGCCTCTTCGGCAGGGCAGAGGTGGACCTCTTTGCCTCGGAGGAGTCGGCGCAtcgccccctctggttctcctgggcaGAAGCGTCCAGCCCTTTAGGGCAGGACGCGCTGGCGCACGATTGGCCGGACAGGCCTCTTTATGCCTACCCACCATGGCCTCTGGTTCTGCCGACACTCCAGAGGGTCTTTTTGCAGGGCCACCGGCTCCTTCTGGTGGCCCCCTTTTGGCCGGGGAGGCTCTGGTATCCACTGCTGctcaggctctgctgcagctcgcCATGGCGCCTCCCCGACAGGAGGGATCTCCTGTCCCAGCTGGGGGGTCAGATCTGGCATCCCGACCCCTCTCGCCTACAGCTCTGGGCTTGGCCACTGCAGGGCCCGACCCACTGCTGA